GAACTCGAGATCTCCGTCCCCTTGAACTCGAGATCTCCGTCCCCTTGAACTCGAGATCTCCGTCCCCTTGAACTCGAGATCTCCGTCCCCTTGAACTCGAGATCTCCGTCCCCTTGAACTCGAGATCCCCGTCCCCTTGAACTCGAGATCCCCGTCCCCTTGAACGTGTGCTCGAACCGGTTCGAACCGACCCTCAGCCCGCCAGCACGCCGTCCAGCTTGTCGAACGACCCGCTCCACCCCTGCGTCATCCCCGCCCGCTCGGTCACGAACGCCGCCACCTCCGCCGCCGTCGGCTCCCCGTGCGGCTGCCACAGCACCGTCACGCGCGTCCGCGCCGCACCCTCCGCCACGAAGGTGACCGTCACGTGCATCACCTCGGGCCACACGGGTGCGCCGGGATGGCGCGAGGTGTTCCCGTCGGCGTCCGTGAAGCGCTGCTGGTACACCAGGCGCGACGGCGGCTCGACGGTCTCGTAGTCGATTCGCCCATACATCGTGAAGGCGTCGTTCGACATCGAGAACACGTTCCGCCCCCCCGCACGGATGTCGGCCTCCTTCACGTGCATCGACATCCCCGTCGGCGGCATCCAGGCCGCCAGCTGGTCCGGGGTGGTCCACGCCGCGAACACACGATCCACCGGCGCGCTGAAGCTCCGGTTGATCACGAACACCTCCCGCGACGACACGCGGTGCTCCAGGTACTCTGCCAGGCGATCCCACGTGCCGTTGCCGCCCGCCGCCTTCACGAACGTGCGCGTCTGCGCCGCCGCCTCGGCCGTCGGCAGGATCATGCGCATGTCGAGCTCAGTCTTCCCGCCCACGTCGCGGAACGTCGCCACCACCCGGAACATCGGCGCCGCATCGGCCGACGACGCCCCATGGTCGTACTCGAGGCGCGCCCGCGGCTCGACCACGTGGTAGCGCGTGTAGTTCGGCCAGTCCTTGCCATCCGGACCGTGCATCGTGTACTCCCAGAATCCACCCGGGCGCAGCTCCTTCGCGTGCGTCGTGATCGTGAAGCCGCGCGGGCCCCACCAATGCCCCACCTGGGTCACGTCCGTCCACGCCTCCCACACCATCGCCACCGGGGCGTCGTAGATGCGGGTGATGCGGATCTCGTTCGCCGCTTCAAATGCCGTCGTCATCAGTCTGGCCCGGTGCGGGGGTGGTGAGGCTCTGCAGGTACTCGCCAAGGCGGTCGAGGCTGGCTTCCATGAACACGCGATACTCCTCCATCCACGCCGCCGCGTCCTTCAACGGCTCGGCATTCAGGGTGCACGGACGCCACTGCGCCTCGCGGCCCTTCGTCACCAGCCCCGCGGTCTCCAGCACCTTCAGGTGCTTCGTCACCCCCGGCAGCGTCATCTGCCCAAGGAACGGCGCCGCGATCTGCGTCACTGTCGCCTCCCCCTCCCGCAGCCGGGCGAGGATCGCCCGACGTGTGGGATCGGCCAGCGCCGAAAAGGTGCGACTGAGGGTATCCGGCATGCTTTACCAGTGAGTTAATTAGCCCTTCGGTAAACTACGGGGGTCCATCGGGTCGTCAAGGGCGCCGCGCCGCCACCCTGCACCCCGCCCGCCTGATGGCAGGAACCCCCTCCCCGGCGCTTCTTTCCCCGACCCTACCCCCGGGGCAGGGCCGACCGTCACCAAGGCCCGGGCCAGGCCCTCACGCCCGACACTCGCCCACCCTCCATGTCGCTCACG
This genomic interval from Gemmatimonadaceae bacterium contains the following:
- a CDS encoding SRPBCC domain-containing protein, coding for MTTAFEAANEIRITRIYDAPVAMVWEAWTDVTQVGHWWGPRGFTITTHAKELRPGGFWEYTMHGPDGKDWPNYTRYHVVEPRARLEYDHGASSADAAPMFRVVATFRDVGGKTELDMRMILPTAEAAAQTRTFVKAAGGNGTWDRLAEYLEHRVSSREVFVINRSFSAPVDRVFAAWTTPDQLAAWMPPTGMSMHVKEADIRAGGRNVFSMSNDAFTMYGRIDYETVEPPSRLVYQQRFTDADGNTSRHPGAPVWPEVMHVTVTFVAEGAARTRVTVLWQPHGEPTAAEVAAFVTERAGMTQGWSGSFDKLDGVLAG
- a CDS encoding helix-turn-helix transcriptional regulator, whose amino-acid sequence is MPDTLSRTFSALADPTRRAILARLREGEATVTQIAAPFLGQMTLPGVTKHLKVLETAGLVTKGREAQWRPCTLNAEPLKDAAAWMEEYRVFMEASLDRLGEYLQSLTTPAPGQTDDDGI